The DNA window AGTACTCCATTGACATCACTCAACACTGTCTTTGAGATATTTACCATTGAGAAACTGGGGGGCATTGCCGGACTCTATCGATAAAACCAGCCAACCCCTGCTGCACGCCAGCGTCAATGCCTTTACCATCATCGTCCTGGTCAGCGGCGGCTTTATTGCGGTTTCTTTAGCGAATGCAGTGTTCGTTGATGAACTGGTCAGTGACAACAATGATGACCTCAAGCGGGAGGTGCTTGAGCTAAGGCGAGAAAATCGTGAAATTAAACAGCTACTTACCGAGATAAAACACAAGATTGAATAAGAAACGCCTCTGATTCAGAGGCGTTGTGGGTTATGCGATTTCCAGCGTATTATTGTTTTCCAGCAGGGCCATAAAATCATCGCTGGATCTGATTTTAAGATCGACTTTCATGAAATCGGCTATCGCTTCAACGTCAGAGTTGACGTTACTGTCATCATCAATGGCTCTTGATAGATGTTCAGTCAGCGAGCGAAACTGCAGTTTATCCCGGGCCAGTTTGGCTATCGACGCCTGCTCAAACGCATCCGTGTTGTCTTTGATTTGCTGAATTCTCATCTCAAAAACTTCTTTAACCCGCTTGGTACGCAGCTCGGCCTTGGTTGAAAAAATATCGGCCTGATCAAGCAGCCAAACCACCAGGGTTGAACCAATCCCGGACACCATGATGCCAGTCGCCTCTTTGAGATGCTCACCCACCACAGGGATCATGTCGACATAGGGTGATATCAACTGCTCAAAGGTGAAACTCACATAGGTGACTACGGTCGTAGCAAGCAACTTGGTAATCGCATCGGCTTTCTGCGCCGGAGTGCTGTCACTGAACAGGATCTTGATCGCCTGGATTATGGCATTAAATCCTTCAGAAATGATCTTCAGCGCCCGTTTTAACATTCCAACAAACAGATTAATAACCGCATTGATCAGGTACTTGACGAAGTTTTTCAGTGCGTCCTTGATAACATCAAACCCGACATGTTTCAGGTTCGCCATGATGTAACAATACGCTCTCTTGAACCGTAATCCTATCGCATCTAGCTTGGAATCGATCTCTAGCCCATGAAGTACGCCATGCTGGAAAATGTCTCGCAGCTCAAAGAAAATGGGCTTAATGATGAGAATGATGAGCTCACCAATCCCTTTTTCTTCCAACTCATCTTTCACCTGACCGTAGGCTTCCTTCGCCAGTTTTTTGCCCATGTCACGATCTGTTTTTAGCTTGTTAACCACCACTTTGTTCAGATCACTTTCGATCGCCTCCTTGGCTGTTTTTTCGGCCTCCAGGGCATTATCCAGCGTTTTTTTCGTCGGCAGGTCGTTTAACTCCTGCAGTTCCGATTTAGATAGGGTCCCCGCTCTTCGCTTATCCTCAAGCCGGCTTCGCTTGCTCTCGACCCACTGCTGGTATTCACTCCAGGATTTCTCTCCTTTTGACGTGTTGAGCTTTCCGGAGATATTCTTAAAGTTCGAATCCTGGTTGAGCGCCGTTTTCAAATCATCGAGCGAAATTGCTTTACTCTGGCCATACTCCTCAAAAGCATGTTTCAGCGGAACTTGGTGATCAACATTAATCTCACTTTTGGAATAGTTGCTCCCCTGCTCTTTTTTCGCCTGGTTGATCACATCGCTTCGCCGGTATAAGTAGCGTTTCTGCCCCTGTTCATTGACTTCAAGCTCACTTTCGATGCGCCGGTTGCTTTTGATACTTCGCTCTAGGTAGTCATCGAGCTTATTGGTATCTTCGACTTTCTCGCGCTTACCTTTGTATGGCCCCTTATCGTCTCGCTGCTTTCGCGTATTCTCGTCCAGACGTTGTTTATCGAGCCGATGATCGGCCACGATACTCGCCGACGTATCATAACTGAAGCTCTGTAACTCATTCACCAACCGGGATGCTGTAAGCCCCTTTTTTGACAATTTGAGTTTCGGGTGGCTGACCAGTCCATCACACACGTTCAGCAGGATGGGCTTAACCAGTGACTCGCCGATGCCCACCTGACTGTCAGACATTTGCTGCTCAATGGCCTGTAACACTTCTAGGCTGTCTCGCTGATCGTGCAGTTTCGACATCGAGCAACACTTTGCAGGCCTGCAGTG is part of the Vibrio cidicii genome and encodes:
- a CDS encoding DNA repair protein; the encoded protein is MSDSQVGIGESLVKPILLNVCDGLVSHPKLKLSKKGLTASRLVNELQSFSYDTSASIVADHRLDKQRLDENTRKQRDDKGPYKGKREKVEDTNKLDDYLERSIKSNRRIESELEVNEQGQKRYLYRRSDVINQAKKEQGSNYSKSEINVDHQVPLKHAFEEYGQSKAISLDDLKTALNQDSNFKNISGKLNTSKGEKSWSEYQQWVESKRSRLEDKRRAGTLSKSELQELNDLPTKKTLDNALEAEKTAKEAIESDLNKVVVNKLKTDRDMGKKLAKEAYGQVKDELEEKGIGELIILIIKPIFFELRDIFQHGVLHGLEIDSKLDAIGLRFKRAYCYIMANLKHVGFDVIKDALKNFVKYLINAVINLFVGMLKRALKIISEGFNAIIQAIKILFSDSTPAQKADAITKLLATTVVTYVSFTFEQLISPYVDMIPVVGEHLKEATGIMVSGIGSTLVVWLLDQADIFSTKAELRTKRVKEVFEMRIQQIKDNTDAFEQASIAKLARDKLQFRSLTEHLSRAIDDDSNVNSDVEAIADFMKVDLKIRSSDDFMALLENNNTLEIA